GTGGATACTGTCCGTTCCAATGCGGAACAGTTCGGAACCGATTATGACGAAGAGCTTCATCGGATTATCATACACGGTGTTTTGCATTTGTGCGGTATCAACGATAAAGGCCCGGGTGAGCGTGAGATGATGACTCGTCATGAGAACGAGGCTTTGAAGCTGAGGTGATTGAATATATTTCTGATTTCTATGTAGCGGGGGAGGGTTCTTTCCCGATAAAAGTCATGGAGAAATAAGATACGATGGATTTTAATTACGATGTGATAGTGGTGGGTGCAGGGCATGCCGGGTGTGAAGCGGCGTGTGCTTCGGCCAATCTTGGTTCGAAAACCCTGCTTATTACTATGGATATGAATAAGATAGCTCAGATGAGCTGTAATCCTGCGGTCGGTGGTATCGCCAAAGGGCAGATTGTTCGTGAGATTGATGCGTTGGGCGGATTCATGGGGATTGTGACCGATGAGACGGCGATACAATTCAGAATGCTGAACCGCTCGAAAGGTCCGGCCATGTGGAGTCCTCGTTCGCAGAGCGACCGAACCAAGTTTATTGCTACATGGCGTTCTATTTTGGAAAATACAGAGAATCTATATATGTGGCAAGACTCTGTTAATCAGATTCTTGTGAAAGAAGGTCGCGTGACGGGCGTGGTGACGGATATGAACGTGACGTTTACGGCGAAATGCGTGGTGTTGACGACCGGTACTTTTATGAACGGTTTGATGCATATCGGTCGTACCCGACTGCAAGGGGGGCGTATCTCGGAGCCGGCATCACACGGTATTACCGAACAGCTCGTGGAGCTGGGTTTTACCGCCGGACGCATGAAAACGGGAACACCGGTTCGAATCGATGGCCGGAGTATTCATTTCGAGGAGGCGACCGAGCAGAGGGGAGAGGACGATTTTCACAAGTTTTCTTTCCTCGATTTCCAGCCTCGTCCGTTGAAACAACGTAGCTGTTGGACTATTTATACGAATGAACAAGTACACGATATATTGCGTGCAGGTCTGCCCGATTCGCCTTTGTATAACGGTCAGATACAAAGTATCGGACCTCGCTATTGTCCCAGTATAGAGACAAAAATAGTGACATTTCCCGATAAAACGGAACACCAGTTGTTTCTCGAACCAGAAGGGGAGACTACGCAGGAATATTATTTGAACGGTTTTTCTTCGTCGTTGCCTTTGGATATTCAGGTAAAGGCTTTGCAAGAAATTCCGGCATTGCGAGATGTGCGTATATATCGTCCCGGTTATGCGATCGAATATGATTATTTCGACCCTACACAATTAAATCATAATTTGGAAACTAAACAGATTTCCAATCTTTTCTTTGCGGGACAAATCAATGGCACGACGGGGTATGAAGAGGCCGGAGGACAGGGGCTTATCGCCGGAATAAACGCTCATATCAATTGTCACGGAGGTGCTCCGTTTACATTGGGGCGGGACGAAGCCTATATAGGGGTTTTGATCGACGATTTGGTGACAAAAGGTGTCGATGAACCTTATCGTATGTTCACTTCGAGAGCCGAATATCGTATTTTGTTGCGTCAGGACGATGCCGATATGCGCCTTACCGAGCGAGCTTATCGGTTAGGGTTGGCGAAACGGGAGCGATATGATTTGTTGACAGCGAAACGGGATAGCGTGGACCGGTTGATTCGGTTTGCGCAAAACTATTCTATAAAACCGGCCTATATAAACGAAGGTTTGGAAGCTCTGGGAACAGCTCCCTTGAAACAGGGGGTGCGATTGATCGATTTGATATTACGTCCCCAGTTGGATATGGCCAAACTTTCGACATTGGTTCCTGCGTTGAAACAAGAAATTTCTGTTATAAAGAATCGCAGAGAAGAAATTGTAGAGGCTGCCGAGATTAAGATGAAGTATCAAGGTTATATCGATAGGGAGAAAATGATTGCCGATAAAATTTCTCGTTTGGAACATATTCGCATACGAGGGAAATTCGATTATAGCCAGATACATGCATTATCGACCGAAGCTCGTCAGAAATTGGAAAGAATAGATCCCGAGACCATAGCGCAGGCTTCGCGCATACCGGGTATTTCGCCGAGCGATATAAACATATTGCTGCTGTTGGTGGGACGTTAATGTTTCACGTGAAACAAATCGCTAGAAAGCCTTTAAATAAAGGGATAGAACGAATAAAACAATAAAAATAAAATGGGTGTAGAGATTATTAAAAGTAAGATTCGCGATGTTGTTGACTTTCCTCAAAAGGGAATTGTTTTTAGAGATTTGACAACAGTTTTCAAAGATGCGGATTGTTTGAGGGAATTGTCGGATATGCTTACTGCCATATATGCCGAAAAGGGTATTACGAAAGTAGTGGGTATAGAGTCTCGCGGTTTTATTATGGGACCTATATTAGCGACGCGTATCGGAGCCGGATTCGTGCCTATGCGCAAACCGGGAAAACTTCCTGCTGAAACTTGGCAGGAAAGTTATACCAAAGAGTATGGCGTAGATGTCATAGAGATTCACAAGGATGCCCTTTGTGAAAACGATGTTGTTTTATTGCACGATGATTTGTTGGCGACAGGTGGGACTATGTTGGCCGCTTATAATTTGGTAAAACGATTCAACCCGAAGAAAGTCTATGTCAATTTTCTCGTTGAATTGGAGTTTTTGAAAGGAAGAGATTTATTTCCGAACGATGTAGAAATCGAGTCTCTGATAAAATATTGATACGGATTGATCGATAAAAACGAAAATATTAAGAATAAGCTCGCCCTTTTACCGGATACCCCGGGCGTATACCAATATTTCGATAAAACGGGAAAGATTATTTATGTAGGTAAGGCGAAGAATCTGAAACGTCGTGTGTCTTCTTATTTCAATAAGGTGCATGATTCGCCTAAGACTAATATTCTCGTCAAAAATATTTATGATCTTCAATATATCGTCGTCAAGACCGAGGAAGATGCTTTGCATCTTGAAAACAGCCTTATCAAAGCATACAAGCCCCG
The sequence above is drawn from the Barnesiella intestinihominis YIT 11860 genome and encodes:
- the mnmG gene encoding tRNA uridine-5-carboxymethylaminomethyl(34) synthesis enzyme MnmG; the protein is MDFNYDVIVVGAGHAGCEAACASANLGSKTLLITMDMNKIAQMSCNPAVGGIAKGQIVREIDALGGFMGIVTDETAIQFRMLNRSKGPAMWSPRSQSDRTKFIATWRSILENTENLYMWQDSVNQILVKEGRVTGVVTDMNVTFTAKCVVLTTGTFMNGLMHIGRTRLQGGRISEPASHGITEQLVELGFTAGRMKTGTPVRIDGRSIHFEEATEQRGEDDFHKFSFLDFQPRPLKQRSCWTIYTNEQVHDILRAGLPDSPLYNGQIQSIGPRYCPSIETKIVTFPDKTEHQLFLEPEGETTQEYYLNGFSSSLPLDIQVKALQEIPALRDVRIYRPGYAIEYDYFDPTQLNHNLETKQISNLFFAGQINGTTGYEEAGGQGLIAGINAHINCHGGAPFTLGRDEAYIGVLIDDLVTKGVDEPYRMFTSRAEYRILLRQDDADMRLTERAYRLGLAKRERYDLLTAKRDSVDRLIRFAQNYSIKPAYINEGLEALGTAPLKQGVRLIDLILRPQLDMAKLSTLVPALKQEISVIKNRREEIVEAAEIKMKYQGYIDREKMIADKISRLEHIRIRGKFDYSQIHALSTEARQKLERIDPETIAQASRIPGISPSDINILLLLVGR
- a CDS encoding adenine phosphoribosyltransferase; amino-acid sequence: MGVEIIKSKIRDVVDFPQKGIVFRDLTTVFKDADCLRELSDMLTAIYAEKGITKVVGIESRGFIMGPILATRIGAGFVPMRKPGKLPAETWQESYTKEYGVDVIEIHKDALCENDVVLLHDDLLATGGTMLAAYNLVKRFNPKKVYVNFLVELEFLKGRDLFPNDVEIESLIKY